One genomic region from Listeria monocytogenes encodes:
- a CDS encoding DUF4352 domain-containing protein, whose amino-acid sequence MGMLLILLVSLFILTFIGVVVGIILLIVRKEKWAGIIVAGLSVGIGFLVLVAGLNITTIKLFEGFNNPLSIHNYNSSNDPFTNDYSEDYDDDYYDDYIDVSYGESVEIENDSTVTIYKPELFQIKESYDIYKVKVKYANTSSDPISFYSEDIALYDNADDDYGQQITEEGFEGEIQPGETKELTLYYEVYNLGPYDVEYDNYNWTTSKE is encoded by the coding sequence ATGGGTATGTTACTTATATTATTAGTTAGCTTATTTATACTCACATTCATAGGAGTTGTTGTGGGGATTATTTTGCTTATTGTAAGAAAAGAGAAATGGGCGGGCATTATTGTTGCGGGATTATCCGTGGGAATCGGCTTTTTAGTATTAGTAGCTGGACTCAATATAACGACGATTAAATTATTTGAAGGATTTAATAACCCTCTTTCTATTCATAATTACAATTCGAGCAATGACCCATTTACAAATGATTATTCAGAAGACTATGATGATGATTACTATGACGACTACATAGACGTAAGTTACGGAGAATCTGTTGAGATAGAAAATGATAGTACGGTTACCATTTATAAACCTGAGCTGTTCCAAATAAAGGAAAGCTACGATATTTATAAAGTAAAAGTGAAATACGCAAATACAAGTTCTGATCCAATAAGCTTCTATTCCGAAGACATTGCGCTTTATGATAATGCGGATGATGATTATGGCCAACAAATTACAGAAGAAGGCTTTGAAGGAGAAATTCAACCTGGTGAGACGAAAGAATTAACGCTTTACTATGAAGTGTATAACCTTGGACCATATGACGTAGAATATGATAACTATAACTGGACTACAAGTAAAGAATAA
- the era gene encoding GTPase Era, with the protein MSEPFKSGFVAIVGRPNVGKSTLLNHIIGQKIAIMSDKAQTTRNKVQGVYTTDESQIIFIDTPGIHKPKHKLGDFMVKIALNTFQEVDLIYFVIDASTGFGRGDEFIIEKLKNVQTPVFLLINKIDLIAPEDLFKLIEQYRDLMDFDEIIPISALQGNNVPNLLEQTNANLEIGPMYYPKDQITDHPERFIISELIREQVLQLTREEVPHSVAVVIEGIEKNPKTEKLTINATIIVERSTQKGIIIGKQGQMLKQIGMRARKEIERLLGSKVFLEIWVKVQKNWRDKEHYLQDYGFDREEY; encoded by the coding sequence ATGAGTGAACCATTTAAATCAGGATTTGTAGCTATAGTTGGGCGACCTAACGTTGGGAAATCAACTTTATTAAATCACATTATTGGCCAAAAAATTGCTATTATGAGTGATAAAGCCCAAACAACAAGGAATAAAGTACAAGGTGTTTATACAACAGATGAATCACAAATTATTTTTATTGATACACCAGGTATACATAAACCAAAGCATAAGTTAGGCGATTTCATGGTGAAGATTGCGCTAAATACGTTCCAAGAAGTAGACTTAATTTATTTTGTAATCGATGCATCTACTGGATTTGGACGCGGAGATGAATTTATTATTGAAAAACTTAAAAACGTACAAACCCCCGTTTTTCTTTTGATTAATAAGATTGATTTGATTGCTCCAGAAGATTTATTCAAGTTAATTGAACAGTACCGCGATCTGATGGACTTCGATGAGATTATTCCTATTTCAGCACTTCAAGGAAATAACGTACCTAACTTACTAGAACAAACGAATGCTAACTTAGAAATTGGACCAATGTATTATCCAAAAGATCAAATCACGGACCACCCTGAGCGTTTCATCATCTCGGAATTAATTCGTGAACAGGTTTTACAATTAACAAGAGAAGAAGTTCCGCATTCTGTGGCAGTGGTTATTGAAGGAATTGAAAAAAACCCTAAAACAGAAAAGCTTACAATCAATGCTACAATTATTGTAGAAAGAAGCACACAAAAAGGAATCATTATTGGTAAACAAGGTCAAATGCTAAAACAAATTGGTATGCGCGCTAGAAAAGAAATTGAACGCTTACTCGGCTCCAAAGTCTTCTTAGAAATTTGGGTAAAAGTTCAAAAAAACTGGCGTGACAAAGAACATTATTTGCAAGATTACGGTTTCGACCGCGAAGAGTATTAA
- a CDS encoding cytidine deaminase, whose amino-acid sequence MKENNFISLAKQAREFAYVPYSKFPVGAALVTKDDEVVLGCNIENASFGLTNCAERTAIFKAVSEGKRDFKQLVVVADTDGPVSPCGACRQVISEFCAPDMPVILTNLTGKTATVTVKELLPGAFTSEDML is encoded by the coding sequence ATGAAAGAAAATAATTTTATCTCACTCGCTAAACAAGCAAGAGAATTTGCGTATGTTCCTTACTCGAAATTTCCAGTAGGAGCAGCTCTTGTTACGAAAGATGACGAGGTTGTACTTGGCTGTAATATCGAAAACGCATCATTCGGTTTAACAAACTGCGCAGAACGGACAGCTATTTTTAAAGCTGTATCAGAAGGAAAACGAGATTTTAAACAGTTAGTTGTCGTAGCGGATACAGACGGCCCTGTTTCGCCGTGTGGGGCATGCAGACAAGTCATCAGTGAATTTTGTGCGCCAGATATGCCGGTAATATTAACAAATTTAACAGGAAAAACAGCGACGGTAACAGTGAAAGAACTTTTACCGGGCGCATTCACATCGGAGGATATGTTATGA
- a CDS encoding diacylglycerol kinase family protein, which yields MLMDLKDRKYKRSKNYAESFHHAFTGLKTAFLEERNMRFHTFAALAVIICGFFFHVTKSEWILLILSIFGVLTLEMVNTAIERAVDVATEQYIDEAKKAKDVAAGAVLLAAIVASFIGLIIFIPYFCQMFL from the coding sequence ATGCTTATGGACTTGAAAGATAGAAAATACAAACGTAGTAAAAATTATGCAGAATCTTTTCATCATGCTTTTACTGGACTAAAAACTGCTTTTTTAGAAGAACGAAATATGAGATTTCATACTTTTGCAGCTCTTGCAGTTATTATTTGCGGCTTTTTCTTTCATGTAACTAAATCTGAATGGATTTTATTAATTCTTTCTATTTTTGGTGTGTTAACGCTAGAGATGGTGAACACAGCGATTGAACGAGCGGTAGATGTGGCGACAGAGCAATACATTGATGAAGCGAAAAAAGCAAAGGATGTTGCTGCTGGAGCGGTACTGTTAGCAGCAATTGTAGCAAGTTTTATTGGACTAATAATATTCATACCATACTTTTGCCAGATGTTTTTATAA
- the ybeY gene encoding rRNA maturation RNase YbeY translates to MTVLEIDLLDETKNLLDEDKQLVENILQFAAEYLKIEQGTELSLTFTTNEGIREINREYRDKDQATDVISFALEEMGDGETEIDWGEFDLETPRMLGDIIISTEKAEEQAKDYGHTKARELGFLAVHGLLHLLGYDHMEPDEEKVMFGLQKEVLDAYGLER, encoded by the coding sequence ATGACGGTCTTAGAAATTGATTTACTAGACGAAACCAAGAATTTACTTGATGAAGATAAACAGCTAGTTGAAAATATTTTACAATTTGCTGCTGAATATTTAAAAATCGAGCAAGGGACAGAGCTGTCACTCACTTTTACAACGAATGAAGGTATTCGCGAGATTAACCGAGAATATCGGGATAAAGATCAAGCAACTGATGTTATTTCGTTCGCGCTGGAAGAAATGGGCGACGGGGAAACAGAGATTGATTGGGGCGAATTTGATCTTGAAACGCCTCGCATGCTTGGTGATATTATTATTTCGACTGAAAAAGCAGAAGAGCAAGCCAAAGATTACGGACATACAAAAGCAAGAGAATTAGGTTTCTTAGCAGTTCATGGATTACTGCACTTGCTTGGGTATGATCATATGGAGCCTGACGAAGAGAAAGTCATGTTTGGCTTACAAAAAGAAGTGTTGGATGCTTATGGACTTGAAAGATAG
- the pgpH gene encoding cyclic-di-AMP phosphodiesterase PgpH translates to MKLAKKWRDWYIESGKKYLFPLLLVCFAVIAYFLVCQMTKPESYNVKLFQVAEKTIRSPQTVEDTEKTKEERTKASDAVEDVYVYNRETGQNRVALIQSLFAYVNEVNAEAQEKDTKNKEKAKKENKPAPAPTSTEDKLKNLKDKLSSNVSEKITSNISDEVFTTLIEAKSKDFNVMEDVVTTEVEKSMENKIRDENLNSVKIRARDDIELSAIPAYYKNVSKALVSYAIVPNEVYDEEQTDARRKEAAQSVVPVKILQGQVIVQEGQIVDRETYRQLKMLHLLDQKMPVKQYAGFAIFIIALAAILFLYTKKQTQPKAKKMQTMLIFSSVYLVSLFMLFIILFLETQNIANIAFLFPAAFAPMILKILLNEKYAFLSVIFIAVTSLLTFQNDATSGITIFILLSGATSVVMLRDYSRRSAIMLSGFMVGLINMIYVLLLLLINNSTLLQVSTLMALGYAFLGGFGAFILGVGVIPLFETIFGLLTTSRLVELANPNHPLLKKILMKAPGTYHHSMMVANLAEACADKIGANSLLVRVGCFYHDIGKTLRPPYFVENQLQGINPHDRLTPEQSRDIILSHTKDGAEILKENHMPQPIIDIALQHHGTTLLKYFYFKAKETNPDVKEADYRYSGPKPQTKEIAIINISDSVEAAVRSSTEPTMAKITEIIDGIIKDRFLDGQFTECDITIQEIKIIRDTLIATLNGIYHQRIQYPDDKD, encoded by the coding sequence GTGAAACTAGCCAAGAAATGGAGAGATTGGTACATCGAAAGTGGAAAGAAATACCTTTTTCCACTGCTCCTAGTTTGCTTTGCGGTTATAGCGTATTTTCTCGTTTGCCAAATGACGAAACCGGAATCATACAATGTTAAGTTATTTCAAGTAGCTGAAAAAACGATTCGTTCACCTCAAACGGTGGAAGATACAGAAAAAACAAAAGAAGAAAGGACCAAAGCAAGTGATGCTGTAGAAGATGTGTATGTCTACAATCGCGAAACTGGTCAAAACCGAGTAGCACTTATCCAAAGTTTATTCGCCTATGTAAATGAAGTGAACGCAGAAGCGCAAGAAAAAGATACTAAGAATAAAGAGAAAGCAAAAAAAGAGAATAAGCCTGCTCCTGCGCCAACGTCAACCGAAGATAAATTAAAAAACTTAAAAGACAAATTATCTAGTAACGTATCTGAAAAAATAACTTCTAACATATCTGACGAAGTTTTCACTACTTTAATCGAAGCGAAAAGTAAAGATTTTAATGTCATGGAAGACGTGGTTACAACAGAAGTTGAAAAATCCATGGAAAATAAAATTCGAGATGAAAACTTGAATTCTGTGAAAATTAGAGCTCGTGATGATATTGAACTTTCAGCGATACCAGCTTACTACAAAAATGTCTCAAAAGCCTTAGTTTCCTATGCTATCGTACCGAATGAAGTTTATGATGAAGAGCAGACAGATGCACGACGTAAAGAAGCTGCGCAATCCGTTGTTCCTGTGAAAATCTTACAAGGGCAAGTTATTGTTCAAGAAGGCCAAATTGTAGATAGAGAAACATATCGTCAGCTAAAAATGCTACATTTACTTGATCAAAAAATGCCTGTAAAACAATACGCCGGATTTGCTATTTTCATTATTGCTTTAGCAGCAATTCTATTCCTCTACACGAAAAAACAAACACAACCTAAAGCGAAAAAAATGCAGACGATGCTTATTTTTTCTTCGGTTTATCTTGTATCTTTGTTTATGTTATTCATTATTTTATTTTTAGAAACGCAAAATATCGCGAATATTGCTTTCTTATTCCCAGCAGCCTTTGCTCCAATGATACTCAAAATTTTACTTAATGAGAAATATGCCTTTTTAAGCGTCATTTTTATTGCTGTAACTAGTTTGTTAACATTTCAAAATGATGCTACAAGCGGTATAACTATTTTTATTTTATTGAGTGGAGCGACGAGTGTTGTTATGTTACGGGACTATAGTAGACGTTCGGCTATCATGTTGTCTGGTTTTATGGTCGGTTTAATTAATATGATTTATGTGTTACTTTTATTATTAATAAATAACAGCACACTACTGCAAGTTTCTACACTAATGGCGCTTGGATATGCCTTTTTAGGTGGATTTGGCGCGTTTATCCTCGGAGTAGGAGTTATTCCGTTATTCGAAACGATTTTTGGGTTGTTAACAACGAGTCGTTTGGTCGAATTGGCTAATCCAAACCATCCATTATTGAAGAAAATATTAATGAAAGCTCCTGGTACGTATCATCATAGTATGATGGTAGCCAACTTAGCAGAAGCATGCGCTGACAAAATCGGAGCCAATAGTTTACTTGTTCGTGTTGGCTGTTTTTATCATGATATAGGAAAAACATTAAGACCACCTTATTTTGTGGAAAATCAATTGCAAGGAATAAATCCGCACGATAGACTGACACCAGAACAAAGTCGTGATATAATTCTCTCGCATACAAAAGACGGAGCAGAGATTTTAAAAGAAAATCATATGCCACAACCGATTATTGATATCGCACTCCAACATCACGGGACGACACTGCTTAAATATTTCTATTTTAAAGCGAAAGAAACAAACCCGGATGTGAAAGAGGCAGATTATCGTTACAGTGGTCCAAAGCCACAAACAAAAGAAATTGCCATTATCAATATATCGGATAGTGTTGAAGCGGCAGTTCGTTCTTCCACAGAGCCAACCATGGCAAAAATAACAGAAATTATTGACGGAATCATTAAAGATCGTTTCCTTGATGGGCAATTTACAGAATGTGACATTACAATACAAGAAATTAAAATCATTCGTGACACCTTAATCGCCACATTAAACGGAATATATCATCAACGAATTCAATATCCTGATGACAAAGATTGA